In the genome of Podarcis raffonei isolate rPodRaf1 chromosome W, rPodRaf1.pri, whole genome shotgun sequence, one region contains:
- the LOC128406097 gene encoding E3 ubiquitin-protein ligase RNF4-like has product MSSTSTECNATQHSNSKRGSRNTSARPPHTLDKMMVGTASEPCIPSSAASASLPHSLNDRSMDVEVVDLTCETSEPLVVDLTQDDSLVLVGESGQQPDREFRPQPLSDSLVFSGGGGDDSRHTQSGALATRKLPREVGRREFARSSGTLSCGICIDSFAEIVQSGWLIVSTTCGHIFCSQCLSNFLRYANFCPICRRHLTPKEFHPIYM; this is encoded by the coding sequence ATGAGTTCAACAAGTACAGAATGTAATGCAACCCAGCACAGCAACAGCAAGAGGGGCAGCCGCAACACCTCCGCAAGACCTCCTCATACTCTGGACAAGATGATGGTGGGAACTGCTTCTGAACCCTGTATCCCCTCctccgccgcctccgcctccctGCCACACAGCCTTAATGATAGAAGTATGGATGTGGAAGTAGTTGACCTCACTTGCGAAACTTCAGAACCTCTAGTTGTTGATCTTACGCAAGACGATTCTCTTGTGCTTGTTGGAGAGAGTGGGCAGCAGCCCGATAGAGAGTTCAGACCTCAACCATTGTCTGACAGCCTCGTatttagtggtggtggtggtgatgatagcagacacacacagagtggtgCTCTTGCCACTAGAAAGCTCCCCAGAGAAGTGGGAAGGAGGGAATTTGCAAGATCCTCAGGCACTTTGAGTTGTGGAATTTGCATAGACAGCTTTGCAGAGATTGTGCAAAGCGGATGGCTTATAGTGTCAACAACATGTGGCCACATCTTCTGTAGTCAGTGCCTCAGCAATTTTCTTAGGTATGCTAACTTTTGCCCAATTTGTAGGAGGCATCTCACTCCAAAGGAGTTTCATCCAATTTATATGTGA